In Psychrobacter immobilis, a single genomic region encodes these proteins:
- a CDS encoding LysE family translocator — protein sequence MEFWHGFLLITSVHLLAAASPGPDFVLVSQQTLAKGRRTGLICSLGITLGLAIHITYSVLGLATVIAHSQPLLTAIKWLGGSYLIYLGWQGIQAKPKKTSDLTVAINSDAIDSDTDISIKKASIDTSSTASILRRGFFCNVFNPKAPVYFVAIFTLVLSPDIPLWQLAIYGVWMMVLQMAWFSTVVMLLSIPAIHRRFQRFEHWIDRVLGIAMIILGLNLILRSR from the coding sequence ATGGAATTTTGGCACGGTTTTTTGCTTATCACTAGCGTCCATCTACTCGCTGCCGCCTCCCCGGGTCCTGATTTTGTATTAGTCTCACAGCAAACCTTGGCAAAAGGTAGACGCACGGGTTTGATTTGTAGCCTTGGTATTACTTTGGGGCTTGCGATACACATCACTTATTCGGTGCTAGGACTGGCAACGGTGATTGCTCATTCGCAGCCATTACTCACCGCTATTAAATGGTTGGGCGGCAGTTATCTTATTTATCTAGGATGGCAAGGTATTCAAGCCAAACCGAAAAAAACATCAGATTTAACAGTTGCTATAAATTCAGATGCAATAGATTCAGATACTGACATTTCCATTAAAAAAGCATCCATAGATACAAGCTCTACAGCTTCCATCCTACGCCGTGGCTTTTTTTGTAATGTCTTTAATCCCAAAGCGCCCGTCTATTTCGTCGCGATATTTACCCTCGTACTCTCACCCGATATACCGCTGTGGCAATTGGCTATTTATGGCGTATGGATGATGGTCTTGCAGATGGCATGGTTTAGTACCGTGGTGATGTTACTGTCTATTCCTGCCATTCATCGTCGCTTTCAGCGTTTTGAACATTGGATCGACCGCGTATTGGGTATAGCGATGATAATATTGGGATTAAATCTGATTTTACGTAGTCGATAA